In Oncorhynchus nerka isolate Pitt River linkage group LG26, Oner_Uvic_2.0, whole genome shotgun sequence, one DNA window encodes the following:
- the LOC115122484 gene encoding uncharacterized protein LOC115122484 isoform X2, which translates to MSKCRESAMSRLEITRELLGQYISDTLSHIHTVREFCDRHCKWALQRETELKMMRDIKERAERIDLKFDHVRKSATKAKAFGEFVWSGLTQVTADSRREELEKELGAVLKDTLGGLEKLDYFLDAVECLAVTCLLVFEENRFLCLPQGASPASVQAVIIAARMACPLLIYFKRDAKSFFMPSLLNVEVLACQLVRYIEISQQVCKRMEKGLQIRQQPESKLGSVSQMMFWKKRNDIPVVNLGGVSEESIQNMLQHLNQLSEIRMDPQVRLTFLFKEAAQRFIGRFSQRRPRMEQFLTELEENAVQLDRMKLGAKISSVAGSSVGAAGGILTIVGLALTPVTGGVSLALTIAGASLGVTSGVNSLNTGITEMKVNSIHEKKASEIFQSFMEDVESLQECLEDVVRNMEPFLGQSTVNMVGARKVIATTWTIGKRIDSLVDLSSGFKSAEVLRNKDLISSAGKLALQEGKVARNLPKLAEDIPDIGQVAKGTPLALSKSARAGLITLNVLFIGLDVFFICKDSVSLAKGSKSERSQLIRARSALWRTEMESWQKIHDSLCRGLLTLEKSQIVLEQPFYPLEEKLRGKKSMCMTQ; encoded by the exons ATGTCAAAGTGCAGGGAGAGCGCCATGTCACG ATTAGAGATAACAAGGGAGCTCTTGGGCCAGTACATCTCTGACACCCTCAGCCACATTCACACAGTGAGGGAGTTCTGTGACAGGCATTGCAAATGGGCCCTTCAGAGGGAGACAGAACTGAAAATGATGAGGGACAtcaaggagagggcagagagaattGACCTTAAGTTCGACCATGTCCGTAAGTCGGCGACCAAGGCCAAGGCGTTTGGGGAGTTCGTATGGAGCGGTCTGACCCAGGTGACTGCAGACAGTAGGCGTGAGGAGCTGGAGAAGGAGCTGGGGGCTGTACTAAAGGACACTCTGGGAGGCCTGGAGAAGCTGGATTACTTCCTGGATGCTGTGGAGTGTCTGGCGGTCACCTGTCTGTTGGTGTTTGAGGAGAACAGGTTCCTCTGTCTGCCTCAGGGGGCGAGCCCTGCCAGTGTTCAGGCTGTCATCATTGCTGCCAGAATGGCCTGCCCTCTCCTCATCTATTTTAAGAGGGATGCTAAGTCCTTCTTTATGCCCAGCCTCCTCAATGTAGAGGTGCTGGCCTGCCAACTTGTTAGATACATAGAAATCAGCCAGCAGGTCTGTAAAAGGATGGAGAAGGG ATTACAGATCAGACAACAGCCTGAGAGTAAACTTGG CTCAGTCAGTCAAATGATGTTTTGGAAAAAGAGGAATGACATCCCTGTGGTCAACCTTGGTGGTGTGAGTGAAGAGTCCATACAAAATATGCTCCAACATTTGAATCAGCTGAGTGAGATCAG GATGGACCCGCAAGTCAGACTGACGTTCCTGTTCAAAGAGGCTGCTCAGCGCTTCATTGGCCGGTTCAGCCAGCGCCGACCCAGGATGGAGCAGTTTCTGACCGAGTTGGAGGAGAATGCTGTGCAGCTGGACAGGATGAAGCTGGGGGCTAAGATCTCCAGTGTGGCAGGCAGCTCAGTGGGGGCGGCTGGAGGGATCCTAACCATTGTGGGCTTAGCCCTGACCCCTGTCACTGGTGGGGTGTCACTGGCTCTCACAATTGCAGGGGCCAGCCTGGGGGTCACCAGTGGGGTCAACAGTTTAAATACTGGTATCACAGAGATGAAGGTCAATAGCATCCATGAGAAGAAAGCCAGTGAAATATTTCAGAGTTTCATGGAGGATGTAGAGAGTCTTCAGGAGTGTCTGGAGGATGTGGTCAGGAATATGGAGCCCTTCCTGGGGCAGAGCACGGTGAACATGGTTGGAGCAAGGAAGGTGATTGCCACCACTTGGACCATCGGAAAACGCATTGACTCCCTAGTTGACCTTTCCTCAGGTTTTAAGTCTGCAGAAGTCCTTAGAAACAAAGATCTGATCTCAAGCGCTGGTAAGTTGGCGCTCCAGGAAGGCAAAGTAGCACGAAACCTACCCAAGCTAGCCGAGGACATCCCGGACATTGGACAGGTGGCCAAAGGCACCCCACTAGCCCTCTCCAAGTCAGCGCGGGCTGGTCTCATCACCCTCAACGTCCTCTTCATTGGCCTGGATGTCTTCTTCATCTGTAAAGACAGCGTCAGCCTGGCCAAAGGCAGCAAGAGTGAGAGATCCCAGCTCATCCGTGCCAGATCAGCATTGTGGCGCACAGAGATGGAGTCCTGGCAGAAGATCCATGACTCGCTGTGTAGAGGTCTATTAACATTAGAGAAAAGTCAGATCGTCCTGGAGCAGCCATTTTACCCTCTGGAGGAGAAGCTGAGAGGGAAGAAATCGATGTGTATGACACAGTAG
- the LOC115122484 gene encoding uncharacterized protein LOC115122484 isoform X1: MSKCRESAMSRLEITRELLGQYISDTLSHIHTVREFCDRHCKWALQRETELKMMRDIKERAERIDLKFDHVRKSATKAKAFGEFVWSGLTQVTADSRREELEKELGAVLKDTLGGLEKLDYFLDAVECLAVTCLLVFEENRFLCLPQGASPASVQAVIIAARMACPLLIYFKRDAKSFFMPSLLNVEVLACQLVRYIEISQQVCKRMEKGLQIRQQPESKLGSSVSQMMFWKKRNDIPVVNLGGVSEESIQNMLQHLNQLSEIRMDPQVRLTFLFKEAAQRFIGRFSQRRPRMEQFLTELEENAVQLDRMKLGAKISSVAGSSVGAAGGILTIVGLALTPVTGGVSLALTIAGASLGVTSGVNSLNTGITEMKVNSIHEKKASEIFQSFMEDVESLQECLEDVVRNMEPFLGQSTVNMVGARKVIATTWTIGKRIDSLVDLSSGFKSAEVLRNKDLISSAGKLALQEGKVARNLPKLAEDIPDIGQVAKGTPLALSKSARAGLITLNVLFIGLDVFFICKDSVSLAKGSKSERSQLIRARSALWRTEMESWQKIHDSLCRGLLTLEKSQIVLEQPFYPLEEKLRGKKSMCMTQ, translated from the exons ATGTCAAAGTGCAGGGAGAGCGCCATGTCACG ATTAGAGATAACAAGGGAGCTCTTGGGCCAGTACATCTCTGACACCCTCAGCCACATTCACACAGTGAGGGAGTTCTGTGACAGGCATTGCAAATGGGCCCTTCAGAGGGAGACAGAACTGAAAATGATGAGGGACAtcaaggagagggcagagagaattGACCTTAAGTTCGACCATGTCCGTAAGTCGGCGACCAAGGCCAAGGCGTTTGGGGAGTTCGTATGGAGCGGTCTGACCCAGGTGACTGCAGACAGTAGGCGTGAGGAGCTGGAGAAGGAGCTGGGGGCTGTACTAAAGGACACTCTGGGAGGCCTGGAGAAGCTGGATTACTTCCTGGATGCTGTGGAGTGTCTGGCGGTCACCTGTCTGTTGGTGTTTGAGGAGAACAGGTTCCTCTGTCTGCCTCAGGGGGCGAGCCCTGCCAGTGTTCAGGCTGTCATCATTGCTGCCAGAATGGCCTGCCCTCTCCTCATCTATTTTAAGAGGGATGCTAAGTCCTTCTTTATGCCCAGCCTCCTCAATGTAGAGGTGCTGGCCTGCCAACTTGTTAGATACATAGAAATCAGCCAGCAGGTCTGTAAAAGGATGGAGAAGGG ATTACAGATCAGACAACAGCCTGAGAGTAAACTTGG TAGCTCAGTCAGTCAAATGATGTTTTGGAAAAAGAGGAATGACATCCCTGTGGTCAACCTTGGTGGTGTGAGTGAAGAGTCCATACAAAATATGCTCCAACATTTGAATCAGCTGAGTGAGATCAG GATGGACCCGCAAGTCAGACTGACGTTCCTGTTCAAAGAGGCTGCTCAGCGCTTCATTGGCCGGTTCAGCCAGCGCCGACCCAGGATGGAGCAGTTTCTGACCGAGTTGGAGGAGAATGCTGTGCAGCTGGACAGGATGAAGCTGGGGGCTAAGATCTCCAGTGTGGCAGGCAGCTCAGTGGGGGCGGCTGGAGGGATCCTAACCATTGTGGGCTTAGCCCTGACCCCTGTCACTGGTGGGGTGTCACTGGCTCTCACAATTGCAGGGGCCAGCCTGGGGGTCACCAGTGGGGTCAACAGTTTAAATACTGGTATCACAGAGATGAAGGTCAATAGCATCCATGAGAAGAAAGCCAGTGAAATATTTCAGAGTTTCATGGAGGATGTAGAGAGTCTTCAGGAGTGTCTGGAGGATGTGGTCAGGAATATGGAGCCCTTCCTGGGGCAGAGCACGGTGAACATGGTTGGAGCAAGGAAGGTGATTGCCACCACTTGGACCATCGGAAAACGCATTGACTCCCTAGTTGACCTTTCCTCAGGTTTTAAGTCTGCAGAAGTCCTTAGAAACAAAGATCTGATCTCAAGCGCTGGTAAGTTGGCGCTCCAGGAAGGCAAAGTAGCACGAAACCTACCCAAGCTAGCCGAGGACATCCCGGACATTGGACAGGTGGCCAAAGGCACCCCACTAGCCCTCTCCAAGTCAGCGCGGGCTGGTCTCATCACCCTCAACGTCCTCTTCATTGGCCTGGATGTCTTCTTCATCTGTAAAGACAGCGTCAGCCTGGCCAAAGGCAGCAAGAGTGAGAGATCCCAGCTCATCCGTGCCAGATCAGCATTGTGGCGCACAGAGATGGAGTCCTGGCAGAAGATCCATGACTCGCTGTGTAGAGGTCTATTAACATTAGAGAAAAGTCAGATCGTCCTGGAGCAGCCATTTTACCCTCTGGAGGAGAAGCTGAGAGGGAAGAAATCGATGTGTATGACACAGTAG